cacctttttttttattttatcagggGGTCACAATAAAAGTcctttttgtacactttgactTTATATCAAACTTCTGGATATTATTAGCCTACTGTGGCACAAATGCTCTAGTGTTTTTCCTTTTGGGTGTTTTGCCTGATTCCTTGCATTCACTACAAAGTGGATAATTCATGTTCTCAATTGATAAATTGTGCTCAGTTCCACAATAAAAGCACAGGGGGTCTGTGAATGTTATGTAATAAGCTGCTTCGATAGGCAGGGCACATGTCATTTTGTCATTGACAAAAACAATAGAATCGTCCTCTCCCAGGATGTCTTGAAAACAAGTTCCACATGAATACGACAGTGTGTCCAGTTCTCGTTCCAAGAGCTGCCCTTGGTCACGCTTCAGAACATGTGCTGCATAACATACTCGCCACTTGAGGCATTCTTCACACTAGAATAAAGAATGAAAAAGAGTAGGGGTAAATATATGGTAAATTCAGTTGTGTTGAAAGAATTCTGAACATgacaataatatgataatatgaCATCCAAAGAGGGAGGGAATATCAATGCATacacacatattttaaacaggacGTGGGTCATGTACCCGAACACGTCCGTAAACATCTAGCCTATATATATGGGACAGTTTCAACCCAGCCGGGTTGATTCGCCCCTCTATATGGATAGGCAAACTCTACACTCTCTCGCGACAATATGCTAGCCTACAGTTTTGTTACTTctatatgaacatttttacCGAACAATTACTCACCTCCGTAGTTTGGTATTGGTCTCCTATCGGTCCACCTTGATCGAATTCGCCGCCTGCAAAATCAGAGAAAATGTCTGCGAGAGTACGTCGGCCGTCCACTACACCGTTCTCGCATACCAAGCAAGGGCCGGCTTCACGATTTTTGTTGCAGTCCGAAttgaaacacaaataaaaaccatGTTGTTTATCTACTATCTAGTCTAGCAGTATCCTACTATCCTAGAtcaaattattatgtaacagttGATAAAAGGactaaaaagtaggcctaccaaggaaccaataattataaatattaatagtgtatactgtaactcAAATGTATAGAATATAGCGATAGAAACAAGGTAGAACCAAAAACATGTGTTCTCCAAATCCAGTCGTTTTTTGCTTCACGGCAACATTTTTAGGGAGTAGCGAGCATATAGCGGCTGTGAAAATTCTAATTAGATCCAGAcgtttatgtaaaatattataccCATGATGAGtgtaattcaaaatattcataCATTCAACGGCAGTGATACCTCTATCATCGCTGACCTATAATCAAAGAATATGACCTCAAATTTATCGCAGTCGACGATGTGTATCGATGGCTCCCGACGGCTGTGGATCACGAAAAAAGaaagagctaggcctagctttcgACAAAGGTACAACATAAatcaatgttttatatacaaaatatcgaaataaaaaataaaataaaaattgaagcGGCCTGAAAAAAGCATGCGGGCGGGGACGAtcaactgttgtttttttttatatggccttagcactttttgcgtttcATAGTTTttagaggccgagttgacggattagtttttggccgagttgacgtgaggccgagttgacttgaggccgagttgacgtggggccgagttGATGTGGGGCCGAggtgacttggggccgacttgacgtggggccgacttgacgtggggccaaGACAGTTTAGGGCCGAGTTGGATCGAAACCAAATCAAGCATAAGTGACAATCATaatatatagtaggcctactgtacattcattttttttaaatggatgtCTCTCTCTTGAACaacttgttcatgcttttgttACGTCACGTCTTCGTCTTTACATTGGAAATTCTTTCCCTTTTAATCAAATTCAAATAAAGTGACTCAGCCGTTTGCCAAATAATGCTGACGGCAAATTTACGGACTCTGAGAACACATAACAACCGGAATTTTAAATAGATCAGCATTCCGGGCTCCCAATTACTGACAGGATCGTTTTTAAAATACTTGTCTTTGTCTATACCGTTCTTCAACATACCACATACCACATTTATTTTTGTGTCTGCAAATTCATTGATTCCTTATTTTAAAGCTTAAGACCTTTATCATCAGCTCGGACTTTTGATTTCATTCATTCACTGCATGCATTGTGTCAATGCATTATTACCATCTAATTTGTGATGGAAACCGGCGCAAGATTTCCTTATTATTATCTCTGGATGAAtacttcataaaaaataattcataatatacagtagtaatatttgttattgcatttttattttataaattcatggttattataaaaacaattttattttacaatatttatggtatatacagtatttacaaaaagacatttatataattttgcTATTTCTACTAAAAATccttacatttttgtttttgtttcagtCTATCTTACCACTAGGTGTGACCATggattctttaatccatggtgtGACATGTAAGGGTAATCaaagaatataatatatcacaagaatgagtatcccgcgatttttgcatgagaaatttgtaacagagagctccagagagtgatgcccgccctcataagggcggatgtatacatactaaataagacttgatttaatagatattatacaatatacatGTCACAGAATGtcatagaattatgataatagtttttgcaattgtgaactattttataatacatatttattaacaaactagtgtacattcactttgagagacaattatttactaacatgctaagttagttcacaaaaaaggcctaacacagcaacaccaaaaatcaacgaatcgttactcagcatggcctattctttaccattgccgtgtactactctacgcccggtaaattaagtattgtttttatgatataaattagtataaaatacatgttattaataggacaaaatgttaaatgtcattaacatttatttgttttaccagaaacaagttaaatataggaatattattaaactatccttcgtgaaaacgcgtaaacaccaacacgcccggtcacgctatcgtagcgcccggttgataaagcaaactgtttatacggcagtttttactaaataaattgcataaaacgaacaattaaatatccaaatattatttaacatgatgttggcatgtagttattaacattttttatcatgaaaatactaccggtggtccagcctttgattagtgaaaccgtcacaaaaagttgtatacatatcccatcccagatacatccacacttatgacggcgccctaccacatggacaatattactgttacagggaaaatcgcggaatactcattcttgtgatatatattctttggggTAATATATTACTGACATATTTACACTATAATTTGCTTTGTTGCGTTATTATCACTCCTATCCCACCGAAAGAGGGCACACTTCGTACATGGTCACTTTCTCCGACATGCTCCTTGAAAAATGCTAAAGTTTTTTCCCATGAGTCTTCTTGAGCAACTGAATGTTCGTCTGGGTAACCACCATATTTAACAGCTACACCTGTAACAATAGAATAGTTCTGTTAAACATTTGcatcaaaataaaatagaaaaagaatAACAGACTCTTACAATTCAGACAATTTGTTCTAACAATAGGCTATGTGATAGACAAAACAGGGAAGTGAACTTGTATTATTTATGCCTAGTTTATACAGCTAAAATGTGTATTCTGTATTAGTATGGAAAAGTCTTAAACGttatggctaaagatacggtaccgtaacCATACTTCTAAAAACTAAAGGAAcggtaattataataataggcctaaaggGTGCTATGTAAGATAGATGTTAATCCAATAGGTTATGGCAATGTTTTTCACCACGCCAGCTGTGTGGCTCAGTGGGTTTGTGATGAGGCTTGGCATAAGGGGTTGGAGGTTCGATTCTTTACtttaggtttttaatatttaggaacgagttttaatatttaggaacgagttttatatttaggaatgAGTTTAATATTTAGGTAACAAGTTTTAGGAATGCCATTTTACCGcctttagcaaacggaagcgACCTCTATAATTACAGTACCTTTAGTTTATAcggtatctttagccacggcgattTTTAAAACAGGGAAATACTCACTGTAAGACTTGTGATAACAAACAGAACAAAGAGGAGCATACGGTGGCTCAATGAGATGGCCAGCTCCAGGGTAGCTTAATATCTTCCAGTTGTCTTTGCCATGTTCTTTAAGATATTCACATGCTAACTTGGAGTGTACTTCGCTGGTGCTTTTATCATCAAGACCAGCgataaaaagaaattgacaTGCAGCATCTTCAAGCTGTGAAATAAAACCTTATACTTATTTTGATGCTAAAAGATCATTACTGTGTTGTATAGCCACTTGTGATTGGCTATTCACtcaataatattttcataaatgtatacagtatttggAAATTACTGAAATTCGATGTGGGCACACAACAACTCACCTCCTTTATGACAACAATTGTTACACCGACGatcttttaaattaatttctggGGCTTCCGTATATCCTAGAAACACCAGTAAAACTCTTCTTGATTGAGGCCTGTTACAATTAActgctaatgtagaaaacgccagctaatgtcgaaacaactgCTAATGTAGAACAATCTACCGCTAATGTAGTAATCTCAAGCTAATGTAGCGGTTGTTTCGAAGCTTGCGTTTTTTAGTTGTAACAAGGCGCCAGATAGTTTCTCCGCAAACGAAAAACGCGCTGAACTGACGCAGAGATAATTATTTGGACATAACAAGAAACGATAAAACAAAGACTTATGGCAAGTATAATAAAACGTGACCTTCTATGATGAAGAACTTACATTAATAATTGTTGAGTGGTCAATATCTTCACGTTTACAAGGCAAGTAACGAGTAATGTCAACAATGTCATCTTCTTTAACAACTCTATCAAGATAAAcgctaaacaaaaaacatacatGATATTAGAAttcaaaattgtatattttaatcatGTAGGTATTCACATCCTGAATTGTACACATGTTATGTGTTGACATTTACATCCAGATTTGAGCTATACCAGTCATGCCAACATCCAAACATCCGAAACATGGTAGTGCTACTGACAAAAAATGAGTCACTGGTGTCTATAACTTAAAttctcatatactgtacatatataataaattctcatatactgtacatatataatTTAAGTATGTGTCTCCTTCAGAAAGGAGGGTCAGGAGGACGTATATTTGAGTGATTACTTTTTACCAATCACTAAGTAATTAATCAGTATTTTCTTACTTTAAACAGTTGGATTCCTTTCCTTTGTATAATCTTGCAGGCTCACCTGGGGTATAGAATGGAGTTCCATTTATGCACACACACGCTTTGACCTAACAAGGGTCAGAAAAACACCAATTaccttaatatttttttaatagttttagttTGTTAATTATAGTTTGACACAATATTATAGTGACAAAGTTTATGAAATCATGGAGGAATCTCTGTGATTAAACAAAGTGAATGCTTGTTAACCTTTGGTCCACAAATGGTCGACAGCCTCAGAACAGCTTGAGCTCCTGCAGACACTCCGATGATGCCTATCCCAGAATCCATCACACATGGGTTGTTTAACATCCAATCAACTGCCTCCTGCAAACATAGTATAAAGATATATTGCCTTCCTGCCTTAGacaaaattattgtttaaatagtTAACTATGGATTAACTACGGTAGGGTAACTATAGTTTAACTAGATTAACTATGGATTAACTATTGTTGTAATCTTTGGATtttttgtatatcaattaaCTCGTTGATGAGAGTGACTCATTTTGGATAGtggaattatatatatatatcttgtttaaatattgatatacatGCATATCTTTAGCAACCAGTGTACTATGGttcacctctattaagggatacaattttaaaataaacatataggcctaggcctatgtttcaACAAACCCGCTTCAAAAAAGGGACATTTTGTTGGATCCCAAATGTGTCACTTTTACAGCTTGTACTAAGAAACTGTGGAAATTATATTTCAAGTACATGTAATAGGACCAGCAGCTTTATGCCCATCTGAAGAATGAGGGATTAGTCGACTAAAGCCGTATAGGCACACACGCTTGTCAGAATTCCATTAACCATTTTTGCGCCACCCCCAGCCCAACTTGATTAATAAAGAGATCAATTAAATGTACTGTACCTCAAAATATACCATATCAACTTTTTTTATGTCTGTTACCAAATCTTCATAAGCAAAATATGCCAACGCAAGGGAAGCAAAACCATGGGTGGCAAACAAGGAAGAACGAAATTCTGTGACTCCTCCAGAAGCAccaaataaatcaataataccTGGAAATGGACCCTTACCTGTAACATAAATTAAACAAAGCATAATTCGGCATTGTAGGCGAggtgattaattaattaacaaagtTGTTTCTTTAACAAGACATTTGTCAATACCTTTTGGTTTAAACAATGTTCCTCTAATATTTCCACTTCTAACCTCTATCCTATCAACATCTTTTCCCATATACCACCTTTCAACTGTCGTCTTGCCCAGAACAGATTGTGTTAGTGATTCAATATTATTTGAGTAAAAATTTGCAGTTGACAAAAATCCTTTATACACTGTTATATGGAATAGGAGCGGCGTTGTAACATCTTTCTTGACTAATCGTGTACCTGCTTTTTGTCCAGGTGAAGGTTGCATGTGTGTGAATAAACCCATCGGCCTAATtcctgaaaaaaattatattctGTTCTGTGAGACTGTAGTTAAccatttatactttttaaattaattaatatgtgtCCAATTAATGACAGATTCATTTTGATATTTGTTAGTAGCTACTCACCCTTGTAACTACCGCCAATTGACGGGTGCGAATCGACTTTCACTGCCCCGTTTACGTCAGGAATAAAATGTGCATACGCTTCAAAAGTCCTTCCCCTTTCCTCCACAAATGCCCGAATTGTTACATTTGGGAATTCATGTACGCCGTACACACATACCGAAATAGTTTCATCAATAAATGCTGCTGCTGGAGTAACTATAAATTGTGTCATTTTTTCCCACGAACGGATATTTCAGATCGACTTAATAGCATAggagattattatttatttagtcaaGTAACTTTGACTATGACCAAAGATAATCGCCAGATAATCTTTGCTATGACTCACACACACACTATAAACATGATGGTTTTGTACACATGAAAGTACCAATGAGAAAGGAGCGCTTCGGCGCGGTGTGGAAATAAATGAAGTAAATACTTATCAACGAAACAATCGCATATCGTAaacttttgattttatttacactaataattcttttttacaAAAGAAGCTCGCGGAGAAAATAAAACGTCAACACATGAAACAACAGTGAAAGGCCAGGTTTACGGGTTTTTTTTCAACACGTGGCagcacaattttaaaaaataagttCGTGCTTTAAATAATTGGTGGCGCTATGCCAGTCTATttcacagagccatatatatatgtaatgcgcgatttgaacgatttgcgcaatttgaaattgcgcaaggattttcttgcgcaatttcaaattgcgcaaaaaattccttgcgcaatttgaattgaaacatgtgtttcaaattgcgcaagcaacgtattaaattgcgcaagtaatctgcaaattgcgcaaggtttttcgacagattgtgaaatcatgcacacccatatttttttagtaatttctaagaatgattcaaaattaaagataatgtCGCATTTCCTTACCCTCCCGGGAGCCTCCACTCccgatttttttttccgaataaaaaaaatctcgaATTCCCAATGGTTCTATAAAATACCATATTCAAACATAATATGAGGAGAAggcataggcctaaataaataccaatagtaatataataatttcaattcaaatatcaGTACTAATGACGATTAATAATACCTAAGACAACAATCAATAACaaacagttcgttttcaaattgcgcaaaggtgtcatattgcgcaagaactatcttgcgcaatttacaaattgtgcagcgcaatttgaaattgcgcaaggattttcttgcgcaatttcaaattgcgcaagttgattgcacaatttaatattgcgcaagaaaatccttgcgcaattttaaattgcgcaaacattctttgcgcaattttaaattgcgcaaatcgttcaaatcgcgcataacatatacatatatatggctctgctaTTTCACAGTCAAATCTGGCGCCATGTTTGTTTATGTTCACCGactttgatttaatttacatttttcaaaatattaaaaatgtttcctTGATGGTCCCGAAATGTCAgtctttttgtcattaaatcttttttttaaataaattgtatttaaatgaaattcttcTAGCCGATCACAAATTCAATTGATAgttctttattttatacacattcttgtacaaatattttactgtatatattatatgcatatataggcctatataaaaaaatcaagatcaaataagttaaaactgcctcaatatagatttatttttacaacatgtttcgggcatagcccatcatcaggtgaagagaattgtaacaaaggataacatatataagtcacaaaattacataataaaacaaatcagccaatcaaagatgttaacaaacaaaaggcatattTATAAtggcacgcctccaaaagctatggggtacaaagcaggaatggttgcttataaagcagcAAATTTAAGacaaagacaaaagcttcaagtgtaaataattgttaatatgtgaatgtctctggcaaaattaatgtttaaaagatctaaattgtacatttatgccggtagggcaagagtgccaagctttacaattattctttcttctataattctacGAGATGTCTCAGAACCATTACATACCTTAACACCAGAAATTTTAATATCCGAAATAAAAGGGAATgctcattattacaaaaatgggtggctacaggtaatccgggagtctttagtttaatagacctaacctgcgtttagtttcaccaatataaagcatattacatttagtacacCGTTAcacgaaatacaataaactagaTTTCTAGTGGTGCACGTAATACGATCTGTGATAACATAATTACCAGAAGGTCCTACTATTTGGTTTGAACATGAAACGTAATTACATGTCGAACATCTATTTCTATTACATTTGAATGTTCCAGTTGATTCATTacctttgttttgtaatttagatTTAACTAAAGTGTCTTTAATGCTTTGATCACGTCTGTAAGCTATCATGGGTGGTTCTTGAAAAATATCTTTTGTAGCGGATTTAGCTTCAGTCAAAATTGAAAAGTTATCGCGGACAATAACCTTCTTATTCATAGGATGATACGTGAGGACTAGAGGTATGCGGTCACAAGCATTTGTATTAGGTGTAGGTTGCATATTTTGTCCTCGTGCGTATTTTGAGCAGAATGTGTTACGAGATTTTAAGGGAAAGAAACCAGATTTATTCAAACGGTATATTGATGATTGTGTTGGTGTTATGTCGGGAACTTTAGATGAACTTAATGAGTTCATTAACTTCGTGAACAATTTTCATCCTGCTATAAAGTTTACTCATGAAATTTCTGACAAGTGTGTGCCTTTCCTTGATATTAGTTTATCTATTGATAAACCTGGTCTTTCTATCCGTTCACTACAAAGATACTGACGCGCACACTTATCTAAATTACAACTCTTCGCATCCTCCAGCTTTTAAGAATGCTATACCGTATTCGCAACTTGTTAGACTTCGACGTTTATGTAGCGATGATGATGACTTTAACATCAAAGCATCTGAGATGATCGATTTTTTCAATGCACGCGAATATCctatggagcgacaaaactcgcaaagacaaagaaaaccactgggaattacaacttaaaaccacaaaaccttttggacttaacattaggaacatactcccagatcggtaaaattattccattgactaccaaaattgaagtttcaatattaaccaccatttaagctgtttttagtttcattccaaaattgtttatatctctaccaagctaccttctttgttttctactcttattcagactccaccctgtcaccttttgttgtatttcttttattcctgtccacccaggcagcacttgccagttcttatactatgacgttatccaaattccttcacttgcactgctgaagggctagtgttgcccgaaagctccgCTAACTTTTctgactgttttactttatcgttttgatttagcttttcgattttttttgtatctccattaagttgcagccactgatacccacagctttgtcattttttcagttatttgcctttggatttatatatatatatataaatcaattgtgTTGCATAGCactagcactgtgtaaattatatataaatcatactgtcaaattatagaaacagtgctcatattcggaacatgatctcatattTTTTGTATGAAAAACTACGGAACTTTCACCTAATGAGCTATGCTTGACGCGATTATGAGTtgatgttccgaatatgagcactatTT
The window above is part of the Antedon mediterranea chromosome 10, ecAntMedi1.1, whole genome shotgun sequence genome. Proteins encoded here:
- the LOC140060942 gene encoding acyl-coenzyme A amino acid N-acyltransferase 2-like, coding for MTQFIVTPAAAFIDETISVCVYGVHEFPNVTIRAFVEERGRTFEAYAHFIPDVNGAVKVDSHPSIGGSYKGIRPMGLFTHMQPSPGQKAGTRLVKKDVTTPLLFHITVYKGFLSTANFYSNNIESLTQSVLGKTTVERWYMGKDVDRIEVRSGNIRGTLFKPKGKGPFPGIIDLFGASGGVTEFRSSLFATHGFASLALAYFAYEDLVTDIKKVDMVYFEEAVDWMLNNPCVMDSGIGIIGVSAGAQAVLRLSTICGPKVKACVCINGTPFYTPGEPARLYKGKESNCLNVYLDRVVKEDDIVDITRYLPCKREDIDHSTIINLEDAACQFLFIAGLDDKSTSEVHSKLACEYLKEHGKDNWKILSYPGAGHLIEPPYAPLCSVCYHKSYSVAVKYGGYPDEHSVAQEDSWEKTLAFFKEHVGESDHVRSVPSFGGIGVIITQQSKL